A part of Rhodohalobacter barkolensis genomic DNA contains:
- the clpP gene encoding ATP-dependent Clp endopeptidase proteolytic subunit ClpP: MSEVEPVQNNLIPMVVETTNRGERAYDIYSRLLKDRIVILGTPVNDAVASSIVAQLLFLESQDPEKDINLYINSPGGVVSSGMAIYDTMQYIKCDVATTCVGMAASMGAVLLTAGAKGKRNALPHSRIMIHQPLGGVQGQASDIEIEAQEILRLKKELSGILAHHSDNTIEQIVEDSDRNKWMTADEAKDYGLVDRVMRREEKK, encoded by the coding sequence ATGAGTGAAGTAGAACCTGTACAGAATAATTTAATCCCGATGGTGGTAGAAACTACCAATCGTGGCGAGCGAGCATATGATATCTATTCCCGTCTGCTCAAAGACAGAATTGTTATTTTGGGTACGCCCGTTAATGATGCTGTTGCCAGTTCTATAGTAGCCCAGCTGCTGTTTTTGGAGTCGCAGGATCCCGAAAAAGATATCAATCTTTATATCAACAGTCCGGGTGGGGTCGTTTCGTCTGGAATGGCTATCTACGACACGATGCAGTACATCAAATGTGATGTTGCTACAACATGTGTTGGTATGGCGGCTTCAATGGGTGCTGTTCTGTTAACTGCCGGAGCCAAAGGAAAGAGAAATGCACTTCCTCACTCCAGAATTATGATTCATCAGCCTCTGGGCGGTGTGCAGGGACAGGCCAGTGACATTGAAATTGAAGCTCAGGAAATCCTCCGGCTGAAGAAAGAATTAAGTGGAATTCTGGCACATCATTCCGATAACACTATTGAACAAATTGTAGAAGATTCGGATCGTAATAAGTGGATGACAGCCGATGAAGCCAAAGATTACGGTTTGGTAGACCGCGTAATGAGAAGGGAAGAGAAGAAGTAG
- a CDS encoding sensor histidine kinase, with protein MRKLLPLNRLKIILVVLLIILAGISFFYNQFLLNKIMEQERTSIELWAKAFEFYNLPSHDRASRDLFDVANELRNYQEVPDSLSRMILEAEANESNASFVFSQIIRPDLFNIPVIVVDEPNFIVFYRNLDDPDISVTEFIDKYSVSTPPIPISFGEEPRIRRRYVYYGESPTIQYLRYFPYIQFGILALLMGMGFTTYRSITRSEQSNLWVGMAKEAAHQLGTPLSSMYGWLQLLKDRHQEDEKTLSIAYEVEKDVSRLKGIAERFNKIGSQPELKRLSIEPIVDEVIAYMEKRLPQLGKHIDVRKSIETNAKANLNAELFQWAIENLIKNAMDAIKSTSSDAFVSISVSQDEHQLFIDIEDSGTGIDKKNLSDVFKPGYSTKKRGWGLGLSLTKRIIEDYHSGKVFVLNSELNKGTTIRIVIPVSENQS; from the coding sequence ATGCGAAAACTGCTTCCACTAAACCGTCTTAAAATAATACTGGTTGTACTGCTGATTATATTGGCAGGTATATCCTTCTTTTATAACCAGTTCCTGCTCAATAAAATTATGGAACAGGAGAGAACCAGTATTGAGCTGTGGGCTAAGGCGTTTGAATTTTACAACCTGCCATCCCACGATCGCGCCAGCAGAGATTTGTTTGATGTGGCGAATGAACTTCGCAACTACCAGGAAGTACCGGACAGTTTGTCGCGGATGATATTAGAAGCAGAAGCGAATGAGTCGAATGCCAGTTTTGTATTTTCGCAAATTATCCGTCCTGACCTTTTTAATATTCCGGTTATTGTAGTTGATGAGCCTAATTTTATCGTTTTCTATCGGAATCTTGATGACCCTGACATTTCGGTTACGGAGTTTATCGATAAATATTCAGTCAGCACTCCTCCAATTCCTATCTCGTTTGGAGAGGAGCCCAGAATCAGGCGGAGATATGTCTACTACGGTGAGAGTCCAACCATACAGTACCTTCGGTATTTTCCTTATATCCAGTTTGGGATTTTGGCTCTCTTGATGGGAATGGGCTTTACAACTTATCGGAGTATAACGCGATCGGAACAGTCTAATCTTTGGGTAGGAATGGCTAAGGAGGCGGCACATCAACTGGGTACGCCACTGTCAAGTATGTATGGATGGCTGCAGCTCCTCAAAGATCGGCACCAGGAAGACGAAAAAACACTTTCCATTGCCTATGAGGTGGAGAAGGACGTAAGCCGTTTGAAAGGAATTGCGGAGCGATTTAATAAAATTGGATCCCAGCCGGAGTTAAAAAGATTAAGTATTGAGCCAATTGTAGATGAAGTTATTGCGTACATGGAAAAAAGATTGCCTCAGCTTGGTAAGCATATCGATGTAAGAAAATCAATTGAGACCAACGCTAAAGCAAATTTAAATGCAGAACTTTTTCAATGGGCCATTGAAAATCTGATCAAAAATGCAATGGATGCCATTAAGTCAACATCATCTGATGCATTTGTTTCAATATCGGTGAGTCAGGACGAGCATCAGCTATTTATAGACATTGAAGATTCAGGGACGGGAATTGATAAGAAGAATCTAAGTGATGTATTTAAGCCGGGCTATAGTACTAAGAAGAGAGGATGGGGACTTGGGTTGAGTCTCACCAAAAGAATTATTGAGGATTATCACAGCGGTAAGGTGTTCGTTCTCAATTCAGAACTGAATAAAGGGACAACAATCCGAATTGTTATTCCCGTGTCTGAAAATCAATCCTGA
- the clpX gene encoding ATP-dependent Clp protease ATP-binding subunit ClpX, with amino-acid sequence MSNKNKDKVTCSFCGRSNNEVNSMVAGPDVYICNHCVEDASSIIESDLAALNKRREKKYKPMLKPLEIKAKLDDYVIGQDDAKKALSVAVYNHYKRISAGADADYDDTRIEKSNICLLGPTGSGKTLLARTLADVIDVPFTIADATVLTEAGYVGEDVESILSNLLQAADYDVERAKRGIVYIDEIDKVSRKSDNPSITRDVSGEGVQQALLKILEGTTANIPPKGGRKHPEQSFIQLDTSDILFVCGGAFSGLEEIISRRLSSSSMGFHSEDQIIIDKDDPKIFTKIEPEDLQKFGLIPELIGRLPIICGLEHLSDDAMTEILLKPKNAITKQYKKLFDMEDVELVFEDDALQAIVERARERKTGARGLRSILEDAMLDVMFTLPSMKNVKRCVVTRETIEKKAPPVYEKQKASA; translated from the coding sequence ATGAGTAATAAAAATAAAGATAAGGTCACATGCTCTTTTTGCGGCAGATCCAACAATGAAGTAAACTCAATGGTGGCAGGCCCTGATGTTTACATCTGTAATCACTGTGTTGAAGATGCCTCAAGTATTATAGAGAGTGATCTGGCGGCACTGAACAAAAGAAGAGAGAAGAAATATAAGCCAATGCTCAAGCCGCTGGAGATTAAAGCGAAGCTTGACGACTATGTGATTGGGCAGGACGATGCAAAAAAAGCACTCTCCGTTGCGGTCTATAATCATTACAAACGAATTTCTGCCGGTGCCGATGCAGATTATGATGACACCCGTATTGAGAAGAGTAACATCTGTTTACTGGGTCCAACCGGTTCAGGTAAAACACTTCTTGCCAGAACACTTGCCGATGTAATTGATGTACCCTTCACAATAGCTGATGCAACTGTTTTGACAGAGGCCGGATATGTAGGTGAAGATGTAGAAAGTATTTTAAGCAACCTGCTACAGGCTGCAGATTATGATGTGGAGCGGGCCAAGCGCGGAATCGTTTACATCGATGAGATCGATAAAGTTTCCCGCAAAAGCGATAATCCGTCTATAACACGGGATGTTTCCGGTGAGGGAGTTCAGCAGGCACTGCTGAAAATTCTGGAAGGTACAACAGCCAATATTCCTCCCAAAGGCGGACGTAAACATCCGGAACAGAGTTTTATTCAGCTCGATACCTCAGATATTCTATTTGTTTGCGGTGGAGCCTTCAGCGGATTGGAAGAGATCATCTCAAGAAGATTGTCATCCAGTTCAATGGGTTTTCATTCAGAGGATCAGATTATCATCGATAAAGATGATCCAAAGATTTTTACCAAAATTGAGCCGGAAGATCTTCAGAAGTTTGGTCTCATACCTGAATTGATTGGTAGACTTCCAATTATTTGTGGTCTGGAGCATCTCTCTGATGATGCAATGACTGAAATTCTTCTCAAGCCCAAAAATGCCATTACCAAACAGTATAAAAAACTCTTCGATATGGAAGATGTTGAGCTGGTATTTGAGGATGATGCACTGCAGGCAATTGTGGAGCGAGCAAGAGAACGCAAAACCGGCGCCCGTGGCCTTCGGTCCATTCTGGAAGACGCCATGCTTGATGTGATGTTTACACTGCCTTCCATGAAAAATGTGAAAAGATGTGTGGTAACGCGAGAAACCATCGAGAAGAAAGCACCGCCTGTGTACGAAAAACAGAAAGCTTCAGCTTAA
- the tig gene encoding trigger factor: protein MDISVQDITSVDKEIIVKATRDDLSSKFDKAYKKYQKQIQMPGFRPGHVPLGLVKKRFGKEIEMEEINTYVQEIYEKKIVPEHEPVGETKMLDMVWENDELEVKFQVGKKPEFELTDLEKVEVDKMVHDVTDEEVEEEIERTLERQGNWKETDGEITEECQVTVDAISLDEEGNPVEGEKDEDQKLDLRQEGAKDFRENLVGQKKGDVVKMEIGEEDETDRFEIHVKKVEKMEKAELTDDFVKEQSNGEAKNVDEFKSFIKSKMQEYYDQSAEDMFKQDVIDALTEKHDIEVPEVMQDQILDSYVEYAKQQSGGQLPEDFDFSEYKESMREQAVREGKWAFISEKLQAKFDDIEIKPEDIDEFIGMEAAKYGMSPDQLKGYYAQNPNQLESLRTSIRENKVFDKLNDVVTINELSKDDFSKKREEKQNKDDK, encoded by the coding sequence GTGGACATTTCTGTTCAGGATATTACATCCGTAGATAAAGAGATTATCGTAAAAGCAACAAGGGACGATCTCTCTTCTAAATTTGACAAAGCTTACAAAAAATACCAAAAACAGATCCAGATGCCCGGATTTCGACCCGGACACGTTCCTCTCGGACTCGTAAAAAAGCGATTTGGTAAAGAGATCGAGATGGAAGAGATCAATACATATGTTCAGGAAATATATGAGAAGAAGATTGTACCTGAGCATGAGCCTGTAGGGGAAACCAAGATGCTCGATATGGTCTGGGAAAATGATGAGCTTGAGGTGAAATTTCAGGTAGGTAAAAAACCGGAATTTGAATTGACAGATCTCGAAAAGGTAGAAGTGGACAAGATGGTTCATGATGTTACCGACGAAGAAGTTGAAGAAGAGATCGAGCGAACATTGGAGCGACAGGGAAACTGGAAAGAGACAGACGGTGAAATTACCGAAGAGTGCCAGGTAACAGTTGATGCCATTTCACTGGATGAGGAAGGAAATCCGGTTGAAGGTGAAAAGGATGAAGATCAAAAGCTTGATCTGAGACAGGAAGGCGCAAAGGATTTTCGTGAAAATCTGGTTGGCCAGAAAAAAGGTGATGTAGTAAAAATGGAGATCGGCGAAGAAGACGAGACCGATCGTTTTGAAATTCACGTCAAGAAAGTGGAGAAAATGGAAAAGGCTGAACTCACAGATGATTTTGTGAAGGAGCAGTCTAACGGTGAAGCCAAGAATGTTGATGAATTCAAGAGCTTTATAAAGAGTAAAATGCAGGAGTATTACGACCAGTCTGCTGAAGACATGTTTAAGCAGGATGTAATCGATGCATTAACCGAGAAGCATGATATTGAAGTGCCTGAAGTGATGCAGGATCAGATTTTAGACTCCTATGTAGAGTACGCTAAACAGCAGTCAGGCGGTCAGCTTCCTGAGGATTTTGATTTTAGTGAGTACAAGGAAAGTATGCGTGAGCAAGCTGTTCGCGAAGGAAAATGGGCGTTTATCAGTGAAAAACTGCAGGCTAAATTTGATGATATTGAAATCAAGCCTGAAGACATTGACGAATTTATCGGAATGGAAGCGGCCAAGTACGGAATGTCACCCGATCAGCTGAAAGGATATTATGCTCAGAATCCGAATCAACTTGAGAGCTTACGCACAAGCATTCGGGAGAACAAAGTTTTTGATAAATTGAATGATGTCGTTACTATTAATGAACTCTCAAAGGATGATTTTAGTAAAAAGAGAGAAGAAAAACAGAATAAAGACGACAAGTAA
- a CDS encoding type II CAAX prenyl endopeptidase Rce1 family protein produces the protein MEQYFKRTNGILYSYLISIPLLLLYEVLILVSQPDGDIARISVDIWFKSFFAYFGLDAISTTLIVAAIAGGIIIFRKRRELSTVRSSYFIFMIAEAALYAIIVAITVSNVVEFILLQSSNGIPGSFSKLQLIALSLGAGLYEELFFRVILVTILVYFFDTVLNNKKYAVGLAVVVAALLFSGVHYVGEYADTMALSSFLFRFLFGLALNLIYVIRGFGMAAWTHAIYDLIVVINL, from the coding sequence ATGGAGCAGTACTTTAAAAGAACAAATGGGATACTATATAGTTATTTAATTTCTATCCCTCTGCTCCTTCTGTATGAAGTTCTGATTCTGGTATCGCAGCCGGATGGTGATATTGCCCGAATATCTGTTGATATCTGGTTTAAATCTTTTTTCGCATATTTCGGTTTAGATGCCATATCTACCACCTTGATTGTTGCGGCGATCGCAGGCGGTATAATTATCTTTAGAAAAAGAAGGGAACTCAGTACGGTTCGTAGCAGTTATTTTATTTTTATGATAGCGGAAGCGGCTTTATATGCTATCATCGTAGCGATCACTGTTTCAAATGTTGTAGAATTTATTCTACTGCAATCTTCAAATGGTATACCGGGTAGCTTTAGTAAGCTTCAGCTTATTGCGCTCTCTTTAGGTGCCGGTCTATATGAAGAGCTTTTTTTTAGAGTTATTCTGGTAACTATATTAGTTTATTTTTTTGATACAGTATTAAATAATAAGAAATACGCTGTAGGGTTAGCTGTAGTCGTTGCAGCACTGTTATTTAGCGGTGTTCATTACGTAGGTGAATATGCCGATACGATGGCTCTCAGCTCCTTTTTATTTCGGTTTTTGTTTGGCTTAGCGCTAAATCTTATTTATGTTATTAGAGGATTTGGGATGGCCGCATGGACACATGCAATTTACGATTTGATAGTTGTAATAAACTTATGA
- a CDS encoding LysM peptidoglycan-binding domain-containing protein, with protein MITKLHTSFIVVIALSIGILLFAPAESAAQQPATTHTVQTGETLFSIARQYDLAVGDLRRWNELESDNLSVGQTIRIAPPRADNQITHTVEPGETLFSVSRRYSVTIAEIQQWNDLESTNLSLGQELTIFRPDDSTSTEEPQLAEAEIPAEERESIIRESEGDAPNTYYIVRSGDSLFRIANQHGLSVDELKQLNNLETDMLRVGQRLTVPSERSSAPSVAEEASESTPQGKFVQYRVQSGETGESILDKFNMSESELFALNPDLSMNQISSGQRVTVLLPPTRSFQNPYRTESDLENLGSVSVFRYSGNDVANPTTSGELYNPDQLTAAHPNIALGKVVYIENPSNNNGIFVKINDRHSGDGLKLSTAAYDMLSFSSVEQARVTIYLDQ; from the coding sequence ATGATCACTAAACTCCATACATCTTTTATTGTAGTAATTGCTCTTTCTATTGGGATTCTTCTTTTTGCACCAGCCGAATCCGCGGCTCAGCAGCCTGCAACAACACATACGGTTCAGACAGGAGAAACTCTATTTAGTATCGCCAGGCAGTACGATTTAGCCGTCGGAGATTTGCGAAGATGGAATGAGCTAGAGAGTGATAACCTTTCTGTTGGTCAGACTATCAGAATTGCCCCACCGCGTGCCGACAATCAAATAACGCATACAGTTGAGCCCGGAGAAACTCTATTCTCTGTATCCAGAAGATATAGCGTAACGATCGCTGAGATTCAGCAGTGGAACGATCTGGAATCAACGAATCTCTCTTTAGGGCAAGAACTGACAATCTTTAGGCCAGATGATTCTACCTCAACAGAAGAACCCCAGCTTGCTGAAGCTGAAATTCCGGCAGAAGAGAGAGAATCAATTATACGGGAGTCGGAAGGAGACGCGCCTAACACCTATTATATAGTAAGAAGCGGAGACTCCTTATTCCGGATTGCCAATCAACACGGCTTGTCTGTAGATGAGTTAAAACAGTTAAACAACCTTGAGACGGATATGCTGAGAGTTGGCCAGCGACTCACAGTTCCCTCCGAGCGATCATCCGCACCGTCTGTTGCTGAAGAAGCATCAGAATCTACACCTCAGGGAAAGTTTGTTCAATACAGGGTACAGTCCGGAGAAACGGGAGAGTCCATTCTCGATAAATTCAATATGAGTGAGAGTGAACTTTTTGCACTGAATCCCGACCTGAGTATGAATCAGATTTCATCAGGACAACGAGTTACCGTTCTTTTACCCCCTACACGTTCATTCCAAAATCCATATCGCACAGAATCTGACCTGGAAAATCTGGGAAGTGTATCCGTATTCCGTTATTCCGGAAACGATGTTGCTAACCCAACAACAAGTGGTGAGCTCTACAATCCTGATCAGCTCACAGCCGCCCACCCAAATATCGCCCTGGGGAAAGTGGTTTACATTGAAAACCCATCCAACAATAATGGGATTTTTGTTAAAATTAATGATCGCCACTCCGGAGATGGATTAAAGTTATCAACCGCAGCATATGATATGCTAAGCTTTAGCTCTGTTGAACAAGCCAGAGTAACGATTTATTTAGATCAGTAA
- a CDS encoding sigma-70 family RNA polymerase sigma factor encodes MASLTKQEIRKQEDFNDEIIPHLDALYNFGLRLTSDPNDAEDLVQDTIVKAYRFFDSYEKGTNAKAWLFRILKNSYINNYRKKSKKPQEVDYDEVASFYESIRAERTETSDMEDKMFRELIDDDISNALDEIPEDFRTVVLLCDVEDFTYEEIANMLDVPIGTIRSRLHRGRNLLKAQLMDYASKKGYTQD; translated from the coding sequence ATGGCGTCACTTACAAAGCAAGAAATTAGGAAACAAGAAGACTTCAATGATGAAATCATACCTCATCTTGATGCGCTTTACAATTTCGGATTGCGTCTTACGTCAGACCCAAACGATGCGGAAGATCTTGTGCAAGATACAATTGTTAAAGCCTACCGATTCTTCGACAGTTATGAAAAGGGCACCAATGCCAAAGCGTGGTTATTCCGAATTCTTAAAAATTCCTATATCAATAACTACCGAAAGAAGTCTAAAAAGCCTCAGGAAGTAGATTATGATGAGGTTGCATCTTTCTATGAGTCTATCCGTGCCGAGCGGACAGAGACATCAGACATGGAAGATAAAATGTTCAGAGAGCTGATTGATGATGACATCTCCAACGCTTTGGATGAAATTCCGGAAGATTTCAGAACGGTCGTTCTACTCTGCGATGTAGAGGATTTTACGTACGAAGAGATCGCGAATATGCTGGATGTACCCATCGGTACGATCCGATCCAGGCTCCACAGGGGTAGAAATCTTCTCAAAGCACAGTTGATGGACTACGCTTCAAAGAAAGGGTATACTCAGGATTGA